The genomic interval CACCATGGCGCAAGGTGCCCGCTGCATCCGTGAGCGACAGTGAGCGGGCCGTGCCCTGCTCGGACGCGAAGACGTTGCTCGTGACGTGCGCGAGCTGCGCGTTCGTCGACAAGCGCACGAGCGTGGCCCGGTCCGTGCGCAGGGAGACGATGGTGTTGTTGTAGAGATAGAGCTGCGAGCGATAGTTGCCCGTCGCCGAGCCGTCCCCACCGAAGTGGATGATTTGCGCGTTGCCTGCTCCCGCGGGCTCGATGAGCACGTTCCCGTAGACGAAGGTGCGTGCATAGGACGGGTCCGCGCGAATCGCGGCGCTGTCGGAGTCCACCAGGTCGAGCTGCCGGTTGCCTCCCTCAATCCAGTTGTACCGGATGACCGTGCCGCCGGAGCGGTCCTTCAGGTTGTTCCCCAGGCACCCGAGGCACAGGGGACCGAAGCGGTTGAACTGGTAGGTGATGCCGAGCGCCTCGGTGTACGCGTTGTGCTCGTAGATGCTGCCGGTGTTGCCATTGCCGCGGATGTCATTGCGCTCGACGAGGATGTCCGACGCCTCGCTGGCGATGAACAGGCCATTGCCGCTGGCCTCCAGGATGCAACCGCGAATGGTGATGTGCTCACCCTTCTCGATGAAGATGGAGGCGGCGTTGGTGTTGTAGGAGGAAGCGCCACCTCGCCCGGTGAAGGAGCCTCGGGCATTCCTGAGGTGGAGGTTCTCCACCACGAGGTAGGCGGGCATCGTGTCCGGAGGCCTGTTGGCGCCGCCAATCTTCACGATGCCGCGTTGCTCATTCCAGAAGTTGAGCTGGGAGCGGGTGGTGGCCTGCTCGCCATCGATGACGGGGAGTTTGCCCGCCGAGTCCGGTACGCCTCGCACGGTGATGGGCGCGGTGGCGGTGCCTCGCACCCCCAGCACCCACTTCTCCCGATAGGGCGTGGGCCGCGCATGGATGAACACGGTGTCGCCGGGCTGCAACGACTCCCAAGGCACTTCACCGATGCTGGCGAGGGCCTGGCCGGGCCCCACGCGATACTCGGCGGCCTGGGCCGTGAATGACAGCAGCAGGACGCTGAGGACTCCGCGATGGCTGAGCATGGGAGGATGTTGCGTCGCCTTCCCTGGCGCGGTCCATGACCCCCTGGATTCTTCCTGGGCGCCGTGTAGTTTCATTCCGCATGCCCATCCAGCGTCAGGCATTTGCCCTCCAGGCCCTTCGCGAGCTCGGCCGCCTGGCCCCGGACCTCGCGCGGGTCCGAGCGGAGCGCTCCCTGCAGGCGAGCCTCCAGAGTCTGCGCGAGGCGAGTCTGACGACGCTTGGGATGGAGCTCGACACGCTGACGTTGTTCGACGCGCGCTCCGTCGTCCGGCTGTTCGCGCACGCGGAGCAGGCGCGAATCCTCGCGCACCTGATGGATGAGCGGGCGCGCACGCTGGCCGAGCACGGTGACTACGTGGGGGCGCTCTCGGACACGGTCTACGCGGGGCAACTGCTCGCCTGCTCACGCCAGCGCTTCGGTGTGCTGCGGGACGCGGGAGCGGCGGAGGCCCTGGACCGGGAGTTGCCCAAGCCAGGGCCCTGAGGGCGTCGGGATTCAGGACGCGGCACGGGCCCGGGGACGGCGAGCGAGCTCCGCGCCACAGGCCACCGCGTGTCGCGCGAGGGCTTCGTCCAGGGCCGCGTCGTCCAGCTTCACGCCCTTCTCCCGCCACAGGTTGTCCACCTGGAGTTCGCCTTCACGCACGCGCGCTTCCAGCCGTCCCACCAGCTTGCCGCGGTGGAGCAGGGGACACACGTACCAGCCCCATTGCCGCTGGGCGGCGGGCTTGTAGACCTCCCAGACGTAATCGAAGCCGAAGGCCACACGGACCAGCCCCCGGTCCCAGAGCACCGGGTCCAGCGGCCCGAGGATTCGCATGCGTGCGTCGGGCTCCGGGAACTCGCGCTCGCGGAAGCCCGTGGGCGCGAGGTAGCGGCGGGGAGAGCCTGGGACGGACACTTCCTCCAGCTTGCCCTCGGCGACCAGCGTGTCGGGGAGGGTGGACGTGCGCACGTCGGACAGCGAGGACCAGTGAGGCCCGCTGGCGCGGCTGAGCAGTCCCGCGGCCTCCACGCGCTCGAGCAGGGCCCAGCGGTGGAAGGGGACCTTCACGGGAGCGTCGGCCATGCGCGGCAGTGCTCGGCCTGGGATGTCATAGACCTTGCCCCCGGGGCTGCGCCCGCACACGACGACCTGGCAGCGCGTCCAGAGGACATCCAGGGCCATGGCGGTGGCGCGAGCGGTGCTCTTCCATCCGCTCCAGTCGAGGGGCGCCACGGTCCCATGGTCCGAGAGGTCGCGGGAGGACGCGGGGCCCACGCGTGTGACTTCATCGAGCACGGCATGGAGGACGGCTTCGGGGATGCGCTTGAGCCGCTCTTCCTGTCGCCACCAGGGCGCCTGGACGGCGTGGTCGCGGTAGTAGGGGAAGGCGCTGGCGGGCAGCAGGCAGCGCTCCTTGGCGAAGTGCTCGAAGGCGTGGCCCGGCATGAGGTGGCGGTACACGTCGCCGCGAGCAATGCCGTCCACGCGTGCGAGCGCCACCAGGTCCGCGTTGGTGCCGATGACATCCAGCGGGTCGAGCTGGATGCAGCGCAGCGCCTTGAGGAGCGCGCGAACGCCACGTGCCCCGGGAGGATACAGGGGGCGGGCGAGGCCGTGCTGCCCGATGAGGAAACGACGTGCCTCGTCGGGCTGAAGCACGGTGGGGGAGGGAGGAGAGGTCGAAGCCACGGCGCGGAGGTTAACAACGTGAGCGCGGCGAGGAACTCCGAAGTATGGGTGCGCGCGGTGTTGCCGCCTGCCCGGACTCCGCTCCTCGCGGCGAACGAGTCTGTCCGCTCGGGCGCAGACTTGCCGCGCACGGAGGTGGTTGGACCTGTGAGGCACTCGTGCTTGTCGATGCCCCGTGTAACCCGCATCCCCGGTACGCCACGCTCGCGCGGTCCCAGACGAGCCCGCGAGGCACCCGGGTTGCTCCGCCCCACATGCGCGTGCGTCAGCGCCCGCAGGGCCCCTTGCTCAATCGCGCTCCGTCGAGGCCTCGGGCTCTGGCTCGAGCCTCGCCTGTCGCTGACTCGCCTCCCACGACGCCTGCGCGTCATGGGCATGCTCGACGGCGGCGACCGCGTCATCCTGCGCGCTCGCCCAGGTGGTGTGCCCTCCCGCGTAACCCTCCAGCGGCCGAGGCCCCCTCTGGGCCTCCACCTCCAAATCCTTCGACTCCTCCTCTTGAAGCCGCCGCCGCTCCTGCTCCCGCTCGCGTTCGTGCTGCCGGTCGATGATGGGGTCGTCCGCCATGGCGCTGGCTCCTCCTGGCTGTAACCTGTCAACGACACACCACCGGAGGAGCAACGCCGCGAGGAGACCTGGAGGGTCGCATGCCCGGTGGGCGGCCGGTACGCCCCGCCACCCCCGAGCCCCCGCCCCTCACTCCGCGCGCATCCTCAGGACGACCTTGCCCGTGGCCCGCCGCGCCTCCAGCTCGCGCAGCGCCTGGGCCCCCTCCTCCAGAGGGAAGACGCTCCCCACCACCGGGTCGAGGATGCCGCGCTCCGCCAGGGCCTCCAGCTCCCGGGCGATGGTGTGAGTCAGCGAGGGCTCATGCATGAGGAACCCACCCCAGGCCACACCCACCACGTCGATGTTGCGCAGCAGTAACCGGTTGACAGCCACCTCCGGGATACGTCCGCCCGCGAACCCCACCACCAGCAGCCGTCCCTCTGGAGCCAGCACCTTGAGGCTCCGGTCGAAGATGTCACTCCCCACCGGGTCCACCACCACGTTGGCGCCCAGTCCGTCGGTCTTCTCCTTGACCTGCCCCATCCACGGCCCCGTGGAGAGCAGCACCTCGTGCGCCCCCGCCTTGCGGGCCACCTCCGCCTTGCGCTCGTCGCTCACCACCGCGATGACCCGGGCGCCCGCACCGCGCGCCACCTGCACACACGCCGTCCCCACGCCGCCCGCCGCGCCGTGCACCACCACCGTCTCTCCCGCCTTCACCCGCCCCCGGCGGTGCAGCGCGAAGTGCGCCGTGTGGTAGTTCATCACCACCCCCGCCGCCGCCTCGAAGCTCCAGCGCTCCGGAATCCGGAACACCATCTCCGGCGCGATGGCCGCCACCTCCGCGAAGCCTCCCAGCCCGAAGCTGAACGCCATCACCCGGTCGCCCGGCTTCACCTCGCAGCCCGCGGGCGCGGCCCGCACCCTCCCCGCCACCTCTACTCCCGGCACGAAGGGCAACGGCGGCTTCATCTGGTACTGCCCGCGGCTCAACAACAGGTCGGGGAAGCTCACGCCCGCGGCCACCACGTCGATGAGCACCTGCTCTCCCGCCTCGGGCTCCGGGAGCTCCACCAGCGTGAGCCCATCCGGTCCATCCAGTCGCTGCATTTGAAGCGCGCGCATGTCCTCTCCTCCCTGCGCGACAGCCTCGCGCACCCGCATGCCCACGCAAAGCCACACGCGTGCGGGGGGGGCGCCGTCAGGGTGCCCGCAGGCGCTTCGTGGGGATGCGGCGGAAGACCGGCGTCTGGCCCCTGTGGCCCGACACGCTCAAGGGTTCTCGAGGTCGCTGGTTCGAATCCAGCTCCCCCGACTCATGCGGGGGATAGCTCAGTGGTTGGAGCGCGAGATTGAAAAAAGATGGCCACCCCACTCGGGCGCCGGTCTTCCTCCCAAATCCCTCCCGAAAATGAGGCCGGAAATCCGCCCCTCCACGCGCGCGGACCTCGCCTGGACATCTTCGGTCACGCGCTTTTCTCGAAAAACCGCATGCGTTGGGGTTACCCACTACGTCGCATGGTTCGACACCTGTCGTGGGTAGGGCATCCATAAGTCCACGGAATGTCTCGGAAAAGTGTCGAAGCCCCGTAATTTGGGAATAGAGTGTTAACTAAAAATATCGCGCAACCTTGAAATACCAAACCATCCTGTGACACCTTGGATACTAATCTTTCCGCTTAGGAGGATTACAAATGGTGAATCAGCGAGTGCGCGGTGCACTTGGCGTAGCGGCGCTGTCTTTCCTGGTTGGTTGCAACGAGTCCACTCCTGCTCCCGAGGCCAACAAGCCCCAGGAAGCCGCGAAGAAGACCGCGGCCCTTGGCAACGGGATCAACATCGTCGACGCGGAGAAGGGCACGGATATCCCCACGTTCATCTCGGGGAATCTGGGCGAGTTGGCGCTGGCGCCCGCGGGTGCCGCGTCCATGCGTCAGTCGGACCTGGCCCCTGCCCTGACGGCCGTGGCCCCGCTGTTTCACCTGAAGTCGGGTGACCTGTTCCTGAAGAAGGCCTACACGGACCCCCAGGGCGACAGTCACTTCCGCTTTGGCGTGCGCATCAACAACGTGGACGTGTACGGCGGTGAGCTGCGCATCCACACCCGCAATGGTCAAATCATCGCGGCGAACACCAACACCCGCAGCGACCTGAAGGCGGAGGCCTCGCCCTCCGTGGACGCGTCCGTGGCGAAGTCCGCCGTGGCGTCGGACCGCGAGTCGCATGACGGCCTGCGCATCGAAGAGGCGACGGAGCTGGTGTACTGGCGCGACGCCGATCAGCTCATCCTGGCCTACAAGGTCGTCCAGGTCGGTGAGAAGAAGGACGGCACGCCCGTTCGCGACTTCGTGCTCGTCAACGCGAAGAACGGCGACGTGATGGTGCGCCTGCCGCAGATTCACGAGGCCATCAACCGCCGGATGCACAACGGCAACAACACCACCACGCTGCCCGGCACCCTGGTCCGCACCGAGGGTCAGCCGGAGCACGCCGACCCGGTCGTCAACACCAACTACGACCACCTGGGCACGGTGTACGACTGCTACAACGAGCTGTTCGGCCGCGACTCCATCGACAACCTGGGTGGCGCGCTCATCAGCACCGTCCACCACCGCGTCAACTACGTGAACGCCTTCTGGAACGGCACCCAGATGGTGTACGGCGATGGCGACGGCGTGACGGCCAGCAACCTGGCCAACTCGCTGGACGTGACGGCGCACGAGCTGACCCACGCCGTGACGGACTTCGAGTCCGAGCTCATCTACTCGGGTGAGTCCGGCGGCATGAACGAGTCCATGTCGGACATCTTCGGCGCGGTCTGCGAGTGGTTTGGCGACGGCAAGGTCGTCAGCAACCGCACGTGGCTGGTCGGCGACGACGTCTGGACGCCGTCCATCCCGAACGACGCCCTGCGCTACATGGCGAACCCCACGCAGGACGGGGACTCCATCGACTACTTCCCGGACTACTCGTCCGGCATCGATGTGCACTACAGCTCCGGTATCCCCAACCTGGCGTTCTACCTGCTCTCGCAGGGTGGCACGCACCCGCGTGGCAAGACGACGACGGTGGTGGCGGGCATCGGCATCGAGAAGGCCGCGCGCATCTGGTACAAGGCCAACGCGGACATCCTGCAGGCGAACTCGGGCTTCGAGGCCTCCAAGATCGCCACCGAGCAGGCCGCCACGCAGCTGGGCTACGACGCCGCGACGATTGCGTCCGTGACCAACGCCTGGAAGGCCGTGGGCGTGGGCGTGCCCATCATCATCGACAGCACCCAGATTGAGAAGAACGTCCCGGTGCCGAACATCTCCGGTGGCCGTGGCGAGCGGAAGTACTTCCACGTCGAGGTTCCGGAGGGTGCCTACGACCTGACCTTCTCCATCTCCGGCGGCACGGGTGACGCGGACCTGCACGTCCGCTTCGGCAACCCCCCGACGACCACCACGTACGACTGCCGTCCGTACCGCAGCGGCAACGTGGAGAGCTGCGTGTTCCCGACCCCGAGCCAGGGCAAGTGGTACGCGATGCTCAACGGCTTCAGCCCCTACGCGGGCGTGACGCTGACGGTCACCTGGAAGGGTGGCTACATCCCGGTGGAGAGCGGCGTGGCGGTGAAGAACCTGTCCGGCGCGGCGGGCTCCTCCACGGTGTTCACCATCCAGGTTCCGGAGCGCAAGCCCGGCACCGGCACCAACAGCCTCTTCGTCCAGACGGGCGAGGGCGAGGGCAACCCCGACGTGTACGTGAAGCTCGGCTCGGCCCCGACCAAGTCCGACTACGACTGCCGCAGCGTGAAGGAGCACATGTCGGAAGTGTGCAACCTCCACAACGTGCCGGCCGGCAAGTACTACATCGAGGTCTTCGGCGCGAAGGGTGGCTACGAGGGCATCGCGTTCATCGCGTCGCACAAGTAACCCCCCTGACGTAGACGGCGCGGCTCACACCGCCGCGCCGTTCAGGCCCCGGTCGTCCGTGGTTCACGGACGCCGGGGCTTCGTCATTTCAAGAGGCCGGGCGTCCTGTCCGGAGTGCTCAGCGAGGCTGCCGCGGGATGCCCGGGAGGATTTCGCGGAGGCACCGCTCGATGCCGCCCCGGTGCTTCCACTGCTGGGGATATCCCAGTGAGACCTCCTCGAAGCGCACCCCGTCGCGCCACTGCGTGAAGGGGATGTGGAGGTGGCCCGTCACGACGACCTCCGCCCGGTAGCGCGCGTGCCAGTCCTCGGTGCGCTTGGTGCCGCACCAGATGGAGAAGCGGGGGATGCGCGGCAGCCACACGTGTTCGTGGCGCAGCGGGTAGTGGTTGATGAGGATGGTGGAGCAGCCCGCGGGGAGCGCGTCGAGCCGGGCGCGGGTCGCCTCGACGCGGGCGATGCACCACTCGGTGCGGGTGGCGTAGGGCTCTGGATGCAGGAGGACCTCGTCGGTGCAGAGCAGGTTCTCCTCCATGGCCCAGTCCAGCGCCTTGTTCTCCGGGACATGGTCCGGGCGGAACGAATAGTCGTAGCCCAGGAACATGGGGACGATGACGCGGTGAGGTCCCTCGCCGGGCCAGCGCACGTACGGGTCTTCGGGAGTGAGCGCGCCGTGGCTCCGGCACAGGGAGACCAGCCGCTGGTAGCGCGCATCCCCTTTCAGCGAGGGCTGCTCGGAGGGAAGCGTCCACAGCTCGTGGTTGCCTGGAACCCAGATGACCTGACGGAAGCGCGCCGTCAGCGTGCGCAGCATGAAGTCCATCTCGGACAGCGTTTCGCCCACGTCGCCCGCGACGATGAGCCAGTCGTCGGGGAAGAAGGGGAGGGTCTGCAGGGCCTGGCGGTTGTCCGCGTGGCGCAGGTGCAAGTCGCTGATGGCGTAGAGCTTCATGGCGAGCGGCGCCACCTTAACGCGGGGGCACGGGGCGCGCCGCACTCCGGGACGTCAGCAGGAGCCCGAGCCCAGGGCGCGCAGCTGCGCGTGCACCTGCGAGGGGGGCGCGGCGCGGTCCACCCAGGTGATGCCCCGGAGGCAGGGGCGGGTGGGGGGACGCAACGCATGCAGCGCGCAGGCGGTGCAGGGGTGGTGGGCGCGCACCTGCTCCAGCAGCTCCAGGCCCTCTCCATCCGGGAGGAAGTCTCCGCTCACCACCACGCGCGGCGTCTCTTCGCGCACGAGCGCGAGGGCCTCCGTCATGTCCCGCGCGAAGCGCTTCCCACCTGGCAAGTCTCTCGCGAGGCGCCGCAGGGCCGCGAGCGCGCGAGGGTCTTCGTCCACGAACAGGAAGGTGAGCGAGGGGGTCGCGGTCATTGCTTGGGCGCCGTGACGAAGAGGGTAACGCATCAGGTCAGCTCGCCATAAGACTACCTGGGAAGTTCTTGGATGCCAACCTCTCAAGTCATATCGACATGGGCGGACCCGTTAGGTTAACGAACATGGAAAAGACCCTCGCCTCTCGTCTCGGAGGAGCTGCGCGCCTCGCTCGGACTCGCCTGAATCTGACGCAGGCCGACGTCGCGGAGCGCATCGGTATCGCGAGCGAAGTCTACGGGCGGCTGGAGCGCGGCCACATGCTGCCGAGCATCCAGACTTTCCGCCGGCTGTGCGTGGTGCTTTCCATCTCCGCCGACGAGGCGCTGGGTCTCAAGCCCTCCCAGGAGGTCAAGTGGGCCGCGGAGCCCCCCAGCGAGTATGGCGAGTCGGGTGAGTTGCGCCGCCTCCTGCGCCGCGCCAAGCAGTTGGACCGCAGCGCCATCCGCCTCCTGAGCGTGTTGGCCGCCCAGTTCAAGCCCAAGGGGAGCTGACGTCCTACTTCCGGGCCTTGGCTCGAGCGGGCTCCATCTTCGCCAGCCGGTCGCGGAGCTTCTTCACGGAGGGAAACCCGTGGAAGAGGAGGACCTGCGGGTGGGACTCGAGCGCTTCGCGCTCCGCGCCTTCCTTGGACAGGAGGGCCCGGTCGACGCCCAGCAGCAGGCCGGCGTCGGGGCGAGTGCGCAGCTCCGCGAGCCTGCGGTTCAGGGCGCCCGCATGCCACGCGTGGAAGAGCTCCAGCGCGACCTCGTGGCCCAAGGTGCGGTGACGGAAGGTCACGTCGGGCACGCAGAGCCCCGCGGCGCCCACGTGCCGGGGCAGGGGTGTCAGGTCCAGCTCCCAGGCTTCATCGGCGAAGCCCTCGGACAGCGTCGCCACTTCGTCCGGGATGTGGCCCAACGCGGCGGGTAGGGGCGAGAGGAGCGGGTCCTTGTCGGTGAGCATCAGGGTGGCCTGGCGGCGCGAGGGCTCCACGGTGGCCTTGAGCTCCCAGCGCTCCAGGACGGGGACCACGGAGAGGAACGAGGCGAGCTGCAGGCCGTACTTCTTCTGCATCGCGAGCATGGCCCCGGGGCCTTCCACTTCCAGCTCCCAGTCCGGCCCATCGCGGCGCACGTCCGCGACGAGCCGGCAGAACTTCAGCCAGCGCAGGGCCTTGCGCACGCGCAGCAGTTCCGGCGAACGGGCCCTGAGCGTCAGGCGGCGTGCGGACAGCAGCGGGCCCTGGGCCAGCGCGAGGTTGTAGCGGTCCACCAGTTCCTGAGCGGTGAGCGCATCGCCGTCCCATCCCAGGAGTCTGCGATTGCCGGGCAGGTCCGCGTAGAGCGCGGTGCGAGCGTCGGGGAGTGGGGTGCCCAGGGTCTGCTCCAGACGGGCCTCGTAGTCCTCCACGGGTGTTTCAGGGGGCAGGGTGCG from Myxococcus stipitatus carries:
- a CDS encoding metallophosphoesterase — encoded protein: MKLYAISDLHLRHADNRQALQTLPFFPDDWLIVAGDVGETLSEMDFMLRTLTARFRQVIWVPGNHELWTLPSEQPSLKGDARYQRLVSLCRSHGALTPEDPYVRWPGEGPHRVIVPMFLGYDYSFRPDHVPENKALDWAMEENLLCTDEVLLHPEPYATRTEWCIARVEATRARLDALPAGCSTILINHYPLRHEHVWLPRIPRFSIWCGTKRTEDWHARYRAEVVVTGHLHIPFTQWRDGVRFEEVSLGYPQQWKHRGGIERCLREILPGIPRQPR
- a CDS encoding M4 family metallopeptidase — encoded protein: MVNQRVRGALGVAALSFLVGCNESTPAPEANKPQEAAKKTAALGNGINIVDAEKGTDIPTFISGNLGELALAPAGAASMRQSDLAPALTAVAPLFHLKSGDLFLKKAYTDPQGDSHFRFGVRINNVDVYGGELRIHTRNGQIIAANTNTRSDLKAEASPSVDASVAKSAVASDRESHDGLRIEEATELVYWRDADQLILAYKVVQVGEKKDGTPVRDFVLVNAKNGDVMVRLPQIHEAINRRMHNGNNTTTLPGTLVRTEGQPEHADPVVNTNYDHLGTVYDCYNELFGRDSIDNLGGALISTVHHRVNYVNAFWNGTQMVYGDGDGVTASNLANSLDVTAHELTHAVTDFESELIYSGESGGMNESMSDIFGAVCEWFGDGKVVSNRTWLVGDDVWTPSIPNDALRYMANPTQDGDSIDYFPDYSSGIDVHYSSGIPNLAFYLLSQGGTHPRGKTTTVVAGIGIEKAARIWYKANADILQANSGFEASKIATEQAATQLGYDAATIASVTNAWKAVGVGVPIIIDSTQIEKNVPVPNISGGRGERKYFHVEVPEGAYDLTFSISGGTGDADLHVRFGNPPTTTTYDCRPYRSGNVESCVFPTPSQGKWYAMLNGFSPYAGVTLTVTWKGGYIPVESGVAVKNLSGAAGSSTVFTIQVPERKPGTGTNSLFVQTGEGEGNPDVYVKLGSAPTKSDYDCRSVKEHMSEVCNLHNVPAGKYYIEVFGAKGGYEGIAFIASHK
- a CDS encoding NADPH:quinone oxidoreductase family protein, with translation MRALQMQRLDGPDGLTLVELPEPEAGEQVLIDVVAAGVSFPDLLLSRGQYQMKPPLPFVPGVEVAGRVRAAPAGCEVKPGDRVMAFSFGLGGFAEVAAIAPEMVFRIPERWSFEAAAGVVMNYHTAHFALHRRGRVKAGETVVVHGAAGGVGTACVQVARGAGARVIAVVSDERKAEVARKAGAHEVLLSTGPWMGQVKEKTDGLGANVVVDPVGSDIFDRSLKVLAPEGRLLVVGFAGGRIPEVAVNRLLLRNIDVVGVAWGGFLMHEPSLTHTIARELEALAERGILDPVVGSVFPLEEGAQALRELEARRATGKVVLRMRAE
- a CDS encoding winged helix DNA-binding domain-containing protein, whose protein sequence is MASTSPPSPTVLQPDEARRFLIGQHGLARPLYPPGARGVRALLKALRCIQLDPLDVIGTNADLVALARVDGIARGDVYRHLMPGHAFEHFAKERCLLPASAFPYYRDHAVQAPWWRQEERLKRIPEAVLHAVLDEVTRVGPASSRDLSDHGTVAPLDWSGWKSTARATAMALDVLWTRCQVVVCGRSPGGKVYDIPGRALPRMADAPVKVPFHRWALLERVEAAGLLSRASGPHWSSLSDVRTSTLPDTLVAEGKLEEVSVPGSPRRYLAPTGFREREFPEPDARMRILGPLDPVLWDRGLVRVAFGFDYVWEVYKPAAQRQWGWYVCPLLHRGKLVGRLEARVREGELQVDNLWREKGVKLDDAALDEALARHAVACGAELARRPRARAAS
- a CDS encoding right-handed parallel beta-helix repeat-containing protein, whose translation is MLSHRGVLSVLLLSFTAQAAEYRVGPGQALASIGEVPWESLQPGDTVFIHARPTPYREKWVLGVRGTATAPITVRGVPDSAGKLPVIDGEQATTRSQLNFWNEQRGIVKIGGANRPPDTMPAYLVVENLHLRNARGSFTGRGGASSYNTNAASIFIEKGEHITIRGCILEASGNGLFIASEASDILVERNDIRGNGNTGSIYEHNAYTEALGITYQFNRFGPLCLGCLGNNLKDRSGGTVIRYNWIEGGNRQLDLVDSDSAAIRADPSYARTFVYGNVLIEPAGAGNAQIIHFGGDGSATGNYRSQLYLYNNTIVSLRTDRATLVRLSTNAQLAHVTSNVFASEQGTARSLSLTDAAGTLRHGGNWYTTGYVNTFGTLTGTVEETAPNLQGTLPGFVNLAGQDFHLTASSSLRGAAVARPPEAASHPVEWQYVTHLAAEPRSVSSPGHIGAFGDPAEPGPGNPDAGAPDGGAGPGPATPGKSDDGGCGATGGGFAAPLGLLMLAALALRRTWTRT
- a CDS encoding helix-turn-helix transcriptional regulator translates to MEKTLASRLGGAARLARTRLNLTQADVAERIGIASEVYGRLERGHMLPSIQTFRRLCVVLSISADEALGLKPSQEVKWAAEPPSEYGESGELRRLLRRAKQLDRSAIRLLSVLAAQFKPKGS
- a CDS encoding response regulator — its product is MTATPSLTFLFVDEDPRALAALRRLARDLPGGKRFARDMTEALALVREETPRVVVSGDFLPDGEGLELLEQVRAHHPCTACALHALRPPTRPCLRGITWVDRAAPPSQVHAQLRALGSGSC
- a CDS encoding DUF790 family protein translates to MLTRELLAFRVTKGVLRPAFVKRDDPALLTLASELLATVESSRDATSDDVEETLGLSAGAFSRPKIARGLVKLLVDRLAFEEPAPGVSEARWERLKTAAQVLRTLPPETPVEDYEARLEQTLGTPLPDARTALYADLPGNRRLLGWDGDALTAQELVDRYNLALAQGPLLSARRLTLRARSPELLRVRKALRWLKFCRLVADVRRDGPDWELEVEGPGAMLAMQKKYGLQLASFLSVVPVLERWELKATVEPSRRQATLMLTDKDPLLSPLPAALGHIPDEVATLSEGFADEAWELDLTPLPRHVGAAGLCVPDVTFRHRTLGHEVALELFHAWHAGALNRRLAELRTRPDAGLLLGVDRALLSKEGAEREALESHPQVLLFHGFPSVKKLRDRLAKMEPARAKARK